In Kwoniella shandongensis chromosome 10, complete sequence, one genomic interval encodes:
- a CDS encoding hydroxyisourate hydrolase has protein sequence MSRSPITCHVLDAALGKPAPGVKVSLDVLSLASQTASAVTPEDLPKTLASGVTNADGRCSDLLASETQLSPGVYKMTFFSGEYFESIGSNTFYPLVEITFTYADPKQHYHIPLLISPFSYTTYRGS, from the exons ATGTCACGCTCTCCCATCACATGTCACG TACTTGATGCTGCCCTGGGCAAACCAGCCCCGGGGGTGAAAGTATCTCTTGACGTACTCAGTCTGGCCTCGCAGACTGCAAGCGCGGTCACACCTGAAGACCTGCCCAAGACCCTCGCTTCTGG TGTCACTAACGCGGACGGCCGCTGTTCCGACCTCCTCGCCTCTGAGACGCAGCTATCACCTGGAGTGTATAAAATGACCTTTTTCAGCGGCGAATACTTTGAGTCTATAGGCAGCAATACCTTCTATCCTcttgtcgag ATCACATTCACATATGCCGACCCTAAACAACATTACCATATCCCGCTTCTCATTAGCCCTTTCTCGTATACCACTTATCGAGGCAGCTAG